CGTGTTCGATTTCGAGACGTTCCAACAGGTCGTCCATGACCCCGCGCTCGTCGGTGTTTTCGAGCAGTTTCGAGGTCGGCCCCGAGAACTGGTCCGGAATCTTATCCACGTACTGCGGTTTGCGGGCGACGTTCACGTCGCCGTCCTTGACCGTTTCGAGGTACTCCTGTAGCTCCGTGCCGCGGTACGTGTCTAGGACTTCCTCCCAACTCGGCGGGTCGGCGTATTCGCCGAGGTTCGGCGCGAGTTCGCCCGCGAGAATCTTCACGGCCGTCGTCTTCCCGATACCGTTCGGGCCGAGGATGCCGGTGACTTGCCCTTCGAGGGGGACCGGAAGCCCGTACAGCGAGAAGGCGTTCTCGCCGTAGCGATGGGCCGGTTCCTCTTGGAGTTCCTGCGGAAGGTTGATGATTTCGATAGCGTCGAACGGACACTTCTCGACGCAGATACCGCAAGTCTCCCCGAGGCAAATCTCTTCGCTGATGTGGACTTGGTCGGGTTGCCCGTCGTCTGCGTCCTCGCCGCGGAGGGTGATGCACTCCTTGCCGGTGCGATTGGGCGGGCAGTAGTTCTTACACTCGTAACTGCACCGGTCCGGTGAACACCGTTCTAAGTCTACGACGGCGATGCTGTCGTCTGCCATTGTTAGAAGGTGACGTTGTTAGTCAGCAGAATCGTCCACGTGACGAACCACAGCGAGAACGTCATGAAGACGACGTAGAGATAGTCCTTCACCGAGAAGTCGTTTACGTCGATTCCGAGCCCCTGTAACAGCGGCATCTGAAGCAGAACGAACGCGCCCACGATACCCAAGCCGAGTTGGTCCTTCGCCGTCATCCCGAGGACTGACGAGGACGCAACTGCCGCGGCCACGCCAGCGAGCGTGGAGACCGCCGTCACCGTAATCCCGCGAAGGTGCGAGGAGCGTCGTTCTGATACCTGTTCGGTAGCCATACGCGTCACTCGGGGACCCTAGCAGAAAAATGCCCCGCAACCTTTTGCTGCGGGGTGGGCGCGTCGCGCCCACCCGCTGGCAAAACGTCGATGAAAAGCCGTCCTCACCCTCTCCGGCAGGCCAACGGCCTGCCTCCGAGGGATTCGTCGCCCGCGCTCGCTCAACGAGGCGCGCTTTGCGAACCTCGATTCGCTCGCGGTACGACTGCTGGTACTCGACCGCAGGGGGAAGTGTCGCCTGCTGGGATTGGTTCCTGTGTCGCCTGTCGAAACATTCCTCGTCTCGACTGCCGAAACTATCCGCTGTGTCACTCGGTGAATCTTGTGCGGTTAGACACCGCGCGCTACCGCGAACTGAGGCGGCGCGCTCCGCGCGCTGCCGAGCGAGCGCGTCCGAGGAACCGTCGAAGCAGGCCGCTCTGCGGCCTGCGGAGGCGGTGACGACGTGATTTTCATCGACGTTTTGCCAGCGGGTGGTCGCCGTCGGCGACCACCCCGCAGGAAAAGGTCGTGGGGTTTTATTGGGGTGGACTGTTTCGAAACGTAATGATGGTGTCTCAGTCCGAGCGTGAGGAACTAGACGACCTCCCACCGAGCGCGAAACTCGTCTTCAAGGTCCTCGAATATCAAGGCTCGCTCACCCAGAAACAGATCGTCGAGGAGTCGATGCTGTCGGCTCGAACCGTCCGCTACGCCCTCGAACGCCTCGAAGAACTCGGCGTCGTCGAGGAAGACGTCTACTTCGCGGACGCACGTCAGAACCTCTACGAAATCGACGCGCCTCTCGAAACGGAAGCTGAGTGTGCGGACCCGCAGAAGTGCGCCGAGTGAGACCGACGCGACGGCGTGCGTGACTGTTTCTTTTAGTCGTTCGACCGTCTCAGGAGTCACGTCGCCGACTTGCGAAATCGTCAGTACTGCTCGCCGAATCCCGACTGCATCCCCGCGTGGACGAACTGCGCGAGGATGTGGCCGATGCGAGTGTCGGCGGTCCAGAGCGCAGTTTCCTCGAACGGTTCGGGGTCGTCGCCGTCGGTCAGCACCGACAGCAGGACCGTCGAGTCGTCTACGAGCAGCGTTCGCCCGGTGAACCCGCCCGTTCGCTCGCGACTCGCCACGACGACCTGCACGACGTCGTCCGCGAACCGCTTCTCGACTTCGGAGTCTTCGGTGACGACGACGACGGAGACGCCAGCCTCGGCTTTCTCCTTGAGGACGGTTTCGGCCGTCTCGGAGAGCAACGAGCTATCGCCGACGACCAACACGACGCGCTCCTCGGCGCTCCGGACCAGTTCCACGAGTCGCTCGTCGATGCCGTGTTGGCCGTGGAGCGTCGAGACGTCGCTCTCGCTGGCGTGGTCTGCGTGTTCGTGCTGGAGCGATTCGAGGTTGTCGAACGCGCGTTCCTGCTGGCGCTCGATGCGCGACTGGAGTTGTTTGCGCGCCGTCGAGAGACTCACCGCGCGGTAGCGCTTCGGCGAGGACTCGACCATTTCGAGAAAGCCTCTGCTCGCCAAGTCGTCGGCCGTGCCGTACACCTGCGAGCGCGGCACGTCCGACACCTGACTCACTTCTTGGGCCGTCGCGGTTCCGAGTTGCTGGAGTGCGACGAACACCCGCGCCTCGTAGTTCGAGAGGCCGAGTTCCTTCAACGCCGAAATCGCGTCGTGCGCACTCATGTCGTCTGCTCGGAGAGAGACGCTTCAAGCAGTAAGTGGTTTCGAGTGTCGCGCCGAGTT
The sequence above is a segment of the Halorussus halophilus genome. Coding sequences within it:
- a CDS encoding MarR family transcriptional regulator, which encodes MSQSEREELDDLPPSAKLVFKVLEYQGSLTQKQIVEESMLSARTVRYALERLEELGVVEEDVYFADARQNLYEIDAPLETEAECADPQKCAE
- a CDS encoding EMC6-like membrane protein, with amino-acid sequence MATEQVSERRSSHLRGITVTAVSTLAGVAAAVASSSVLGMTAKDQLGLGIVGAFVLLQMPLLQGLGIDVNDFSVKDYLYVVFMTFSLWFVTWTILLTNNVTF
- a CDS encoding TrmB family transcriptional regulator; amino-acid sequence: MSAHDAISALKELGLSNYEARVFVALQQLGTATAQEVSQVSDVPRSQVYGTADDLASRGFLEMVESSPKRYRAVSLSTARKQLQSRIERQQERAFDNLESLQHEHADHASESDVSTLHGQHGIDERLVELVRSAEERVVLVVGDSSLLSETAETVLKEKAEAGVSVVVVTEDSEVEKRFADDVVQVVVASRERTGGFTGRTLLVDDSTVLLSVLTDGDDPEPFEETALWTADTRIGHILAQFVHAGMQSGFGEQY